GAACACCACCATGTGCACCAGCCCGAACAGGATGTTCGTCCGTCCGGTGCCGAAGGTCAGCATGCTCAGGACGAAGGTCAGGACCAGCAGCACTGTTCCCTGCGGGTCCAGCCCGAGGACGAGCTGCTTGTCGAGCACATGGGCGGCGACCGCCACTGCCGGGATGGTCAGCCCTATGGTGGCGAGCGAGGAGCCAAGCGCGAGATTGATGCTCTTCTGAAGGTCGTTGGCGCGGGCGGCCGAGAGGGCGGCGACACTCTCCGGCAGCAGGATCAACAGCGCCACCAGCACGCCTGCGACCGCCTGCGGCGCCCCCGTTGCGGCAACGCCGGCGTCGACCACCAGCGAGAACTTCTTGGCAAGCAGGACCACGGCGAGCAGAGCGACCAGCAGCAGCCCGACACTGAGCAACAGCTTCGCACGCGGCAGCCGGACATCGTCATCGGCGAACCCAGCCGAGCCGCCGACGAAATAATCCCGATGGCGGGTGGTCTGCGTATACAGGAACACCGCGTAGAGCAGGATCGTCACGACGCTGACGAAGGCGATCTGCACGGCAGAATACACCGGACCAGGCGAGGTCAAGGTATAATTCGGCAGCACCAGTGTGATGGTTGCCATCGTGAACAGTACGCTGAGATACAGATTGGCACCGGAGACCAGCACGTCCTGCTCGCGATAGCGCAGACCGCCGATGAAGATGCAGATGCCGGCCAGGCCGTTGCACACGATCATGACGACCGCGAACACGGTGTCGCGGGCCAGCGCGGGCGCAGCCTTGTCGCCGAGCATGATGGTGGCGATCAGCGCCACCTCGATCACCGTCACCGCCAGGGTCAGGAGCAGCGTGCCGAACGGCTCGCCGATCTCATGCGCGATCACCTCGGCATGGTGCACGGCCGCGAACACCGTGCCGAACAGGATCACCAGCAGCACCGCGGCGAAGACCACGCCGGCGGCCGAAGGCGTGAAGTCATAATGCGTCGCCGTGACGATCGCGACGAGCGCGACCGCCAGGCCGGGAAAGATCACCGATGATGCGGGCGTTGCGCCCTTCACGCTCATGATTCGCGTCCTTCGATCCGTTCTGTCCGACTATGCGCGACCGCGAGGCGATCGTCACGCGGTCCGGCCGTGACAGGGTCAACCAGGACGGTCTCTGAAAGTGCCGTCGATCAGGTCAATGCGGGCTGAGCAGCGGATGGATCGGAAGCACGGTCAGCAGCACGAACAGCGGAATGAGGACGGCACCTGCCCGCAGCATGTAGCCGAAGAAACTCGGCATCTTGATGCCGCGCTCATTGGCGATCGCTGCGACCATGAAGTTCGGCGCATTTCCGATATAGGTCAGCGCGCCCATGTAGACTGCGCCCATCGAGATCGCCGCCAGCGTTCCCGAGAGCTCGCCCATCAGCACCTTGGGATCGCCGCCCGCCAATTCG
This region of Bradyrhizobium sp. SZCCHNS1050 genomic DNA includes:
- a CDS encoding ionic transporter y4hA, with amino-acid sequence MSVKGATPASSVIFPGLAVALVAIVTATHYDFTPSAAGVVFAAVLLVILFGTVFAAVHHAEVIAHEIGEPFGTLLLTLAVTVIEVALIATIMLGDKAAPALARDTVFAVVMIVCNGLAGICIFIGGLRYREQDVLVSGANLYLSVLFTMATITLVLPNYTLTSPGPVYSAVQIAFVSVVTILLYAVFLYTQTTRHRDYFVGGSAGFADDDVRLPRAKLLLSVGLLLVALLAVVLLAKKFSLVVDAGVAATGAPQAVAGVLVALLILLPESVAALSAARANDLQKSINLALGSSLATIGLTIPAVAVAAHVLDKQLVLGLDPQGTVLLVLTFVLSMLTFGTGRTNILFGLVHMVVFAIFVFLLFVP